TCTCGGCTGTCTGACACGTACTCATCGCTTGAAGACGGTCTGGAATCGAAACCATTGATGGGTGTCCTACAGAGGCGACTACACGTGACTCCACGGAGCCTCTCGGCAACTGTGTCTGCTACCGCGTGTTCTGCGTATCTCCGTTATCTCGCTTGAACAGTCAACCCATACGTCTCGGCGAAACAGCTGTATTCGACGTGGGACGACCCGCCGTTCCCGCCACAGACTCTCGGTCAGCTTCTCAGTACCGCTGCGGATCTCGGGATCCTACGGGTACATGCTCATCGAAGCAATTGCAATCGATACGACCTCACCGCGTACGATTCGACGCGGATGGACCAGCTCGCGCTGATGTTCACCGACGAGGCAGCGTCAGCGAGTGCTGTGGGGTCTCCCGACCGATAGCCCTCTCGTGACTAAGCCGCGCTCAGCGTATCACGGAGGTACTGCTGTTCCCACTCTTGTCGTGCCTCGAGTTCCCGCTGGCCACGCGCCGTGAGCGTGTAGAGGTTCGTTCGTCGATCCATCGCCGATTTCTCGACGAGTCCCTTGTCGACGAGCGTATCGAGGTTTGGATACAGTCGGCCGTGATGAATCTCTGTCTCGTAGTACTCCTCGAGTTCGTCTTTGAGTGCGAGGCCGTGAGGATCGTCTAATCCCCCGATGATGTAGAGCAGATCCCGCTGGAAGCCGGTGAGATCATACATACCAGTATATTAGTCAGTGTGGTTGTCAACTTATTGCATGGTATACCCGACGAGAGTATCGGATTTAATACCAGATCGACTCGTGCCACCGAAAACAGCGACCGCAATTTCATTTCCGAACTACAGGGTTACCCACTTTGCATGGCTCGTGAGCAAGACTACTCAACGAGAGCTTCGATAGCGCGTGCTCGATCGTTGCCGGATACGAGTTTCGAGAAACGCCAATTGAACTCTCCAAGGAGGAGGTCGTAGCCCTCATCGGTGAGTTCGTACTGGTTTGTTCGCTTTTCTCGATGAGATCCTGCTTAACGAGGTCGTCGTGGTCCCCAGGTTGGGCGGCCAGCTCCCTACAGACGTCGGTCCACCTTGTCACTGATAGGAGGACGCTCGTTCGTGGGTGGTCAGCCATCGGAGGTGGCCCCCAGTGATACGGTGAAAAAGAACCAGTCGGTGTCGGGATTTCGAGGTGATCACCGAACGCGAATATGGCGTGGATTCCACCAGAGGCTGTGTTCGCCTTGAACCGGTCGAACTGTCGCTGCCTGGCGATCACGCTGCTGGCGGCACCTCTTGGTTCTCCCGTCGACGAGCCGAGTTCCTCGGCTTTCGGAATGGAGAGCTCCTGCTGGCTGTTCAATAACATTCGGCTATCGTCTACGCAGGCTTCGGTTCGAACACAGGTGATTGCTATCCCGTATTCCTCGATCAACCACGTCACCGGAGCTGGGATCTCGATCGCAAAACTCCCTGCAAGCAGAATAATTCTCGGTAGATCACCAAGACCGAAATCGGCCCAGCCTTCGCTCGTTCTCTCACTGTCAATGACGATCGAATCTGATGCGAACGAAGCAGTCCTTCTCGAGGAAGTCGATGTAGTCTACTTTGCCGGACCAGTCCAGTATATCGGGCCGGAGAGCCCTTTCGAGGCGGCCGTTATCTGGCCGGTTACTCTACCAAAATTCGTTTCAGTGAACCTTTATGGCTGATTCTGCCGAAGAGAATTCATGAAGTGGATGATAGTGACAGACACGCCTCTTCGTGACTCTACCATCGAGAACGACCGCACAGACGACAGCAGTTCCGTTGGTGGCGTGATCCTCAAACGACTGATCGGGGAAAACCAACTACCCCATGGAGGACGGGTATGCTCCTAATTGGAACGACTGAGGGAATTTACCGTGCACCGATAGACGAAATTGACGACGCAACGCGCGTCCTCGATAGCAAGCGCGTCCTACGGATCCGTAAATTCGGTGGCACAGTCTTCGCAGCCACGCAATCGGGGCTGTTCCGCTCAACCGACGGTGGCGCGACATGGACTGATCTCAGTGTCCCTCGAGATGAGGTCTACTCCGTCCTAATGAGCCCCGATGGTGAGCGGCTCTACGCGGGCACGCATCCTGCTCATCTGTACATCTCCACTGATGAGGGCAATTCGTGGCGCGAACTGGAGGGCTTGCAAGACCTGCCCTCGCGCGAGGAGTGGCGTCTTCCCCGCCATCGGAATGAAGCCCACGTCCGCAGTCTGGGTGCACACTCTGATGCTCCTGAACGGGTTATCGCGGGCATCGAAGTCGGTGGTGTCCACGTCAGCAATGATAACGGAGACACATGGACTGAACGACGCGATGGACTGCATGATGACGTTCACCATGTCCTCGTTCAAGATAGTGAAACGTTCATCGCGTCGTGTGGCGGCGGACTATACCGCACGCATGACGCTGGCCGGTCGTGGACACGCCTCGACGTCGATGTGGATCATACCTATTTCCGAGAGTCGTTTGCCACTGGTGGACGATTATACGCGGCAGCGGCGCGTTCGTCGCCACCATCGTGGGGTGGCGAACACGGTCCGGACGCAGCGCTATTCGAGTCACCCGATGGTGGAAACACACTCGAATCCGTGTCATATCCTGGACAGCCGGAGGAATTCATCCTTGCATGGACGGTAAGTGATGACGCCGGTGACGTCTTTGCGGGGACACGCGGTGGTCATGTACTTTGCCGCGTAGACGGCGAGTGGGCGAAGAGTGGGAGCGTTCCATCGGGTATCCACTCACTTTGTATGGTGTAAGCCATCGTATGCTCTCTAGTGGAGAATAAAAACTAAATCGCCATTTATGTTGGTAGATTATCCGGAACAAAACACTACCAGATCTACAGCTCTTTTTTACATCTCAACAACGGTCCCAGTTACTCTGGTTGATTCATAACTCGAACATTCGTGGCTGTGGTCTGTGATTCGTTCGTATCCCTGTGTCTCGTAAAATGGACCCGCATTCAGGGACGCCCAGAGACCATGGTTGAACGTCGTGCGTTCGTGCATGCTGCTCTACGGCTGTGTAGATGCGTGCCCCGATTCCTTGTCGTGCGACTGCTTGGTGTACGTAGACGGCCGTCACCTCCGCATCAATGGCAGCTTCGTACTCATCAGGAGGCGCGATCTTTACCATCCCGAATCCGACAATCGTACCATCGCGCTCGGCAACAATTGCTTCCACTTCTCCTGCTTTGACCGGTGCCGTGTAATCAGCAGACTTACAGCGATTGCCCATGCATCGACTTGCTCTGGCTTGTGCGCTTCTTGTCCGAGTCCTCTGATCGATTCCTGATGGACTTCTCGAATGGAATCTGTATCCAAGAGTGTTGCCTCACGTATGGTACTAGATGTGAGCTGGATAGGACATATAGAGAGGTTATGACAGTTGTATCAGTGAGTTTGGTACTAAGCCCACTCGAGTACAGGGTCTCAGTCAAGGAGATCTCGTAGATCGTTACTGATGCGCGTTATCACGGCTGGCTCAGGCTCAGCA
Above is a genomic segment from Halalkalicoccus sp. NIPERK01 containing:
- a CDS encoding PadR family transcriptional regulator; this translates as MYDLTGFQRDLLYIIGGLDDPHGLALKDELEEYYETEIHHGRLYPNLDTLVDKGLVEKSAMDRRTNLYTLTARGQRELEARQEWEQQYLRDTLSAA
- a CDS encoding GNAT family N-acetyltransferase gives rise to the protein MGNRCKSADYTAPVKAGEVEAIVAERDGTIVGFGMVKIAPPDEYEAAIDAEVTAVYVHQAVARQGIGARIYTAVEQHARTHDVQPWSLGVPECGSILRDTGIRTNHRPQPRMFEL